One genomic segment of Natrialbaceae archaeon AArc-T1-2 includes these proteins:
- the guaA gene encoding glutamine-hydrolyzing GMP synthase, producing the protein MVETETFVPDAIEEIDDEIGDANAVIALSGGVDSSVAAALAYEAVGDQLTPVYVDTGLMRKGETEQIEETFSYMDSLRIVDARERFLEALSGVTDPEEKRAVIGEQFIREFEREARDADADYLVQGTIYPDRIESEGGIKSHHNVGGLPEVVDFEDIVEPVRDLYKDEVREVARHLGLEEVVAERMPFPGPGLAVRVIGEVTEEKLAVAREACHVVEEELEEYDPWQALAAVIGKATGVKGDNRVHGWVVSVRSVDSRDGMTAQAQQIDWETLQRIQSRITGENDDVARVVYDVTHKPPATIEYE; encoded by the coding sequence ATGGTAGAGACAGAGACGTTCGTACCAGACGCAATTGAAGAGATCGACGACGAAATCGGCGACGCAAATGCGGTCATCGCCCTCTCGGGCGGGGTCGACTCCTCGGTCGCCGCCGCACTGGCCTACGAGGCCGTCGGCGACCAGCTCACCCCGGTCTACGTCGACACCGGCCTGATGCGCAAAGGCGAGACCGAACAGATCGAAGAGACGTTTTCCTACATGGACTCGCTGCGGATCGTCGACGCCAGAGAGCGATTCCTCGAGGCCCTCTCTGGCGTCACCGATCCCGAGGAGAAACGCGCGGTCATCGGCGAGCAGTTCATCCGGGAGTTCGAACGCGAGGCCCGCGATGCGGACGCCGACTACCTCGTGCAGGGGACGATCTACCCCGACCGCATCGAGAGCGAAGGGGGCATCAAGTCCCATCACAATGTCGGCGGTCTGCCCGAGGTCGTCGACTTCGAGGACATCGTCGAGCCCGTCCGCGACCTCTACAAAGACGAGGTCCGGGAAGTCGCGCGTCACCTCGGCCTCGAGGAGGTCGTCGCCGAGCGGATGCCGTTCCCCGGCCCCGGACTCGCCGTGCGCGTGATCGGCGAGGTCACCGAGGAGAAACTCGCGGTCGCCCGCGAGGCCTGTCACGTCGTCGAAGAGGAACTCGAGGAGTACGACCCGTGGCAGGCGCTCGCTGCGGTGATCGGCAAGGCGACGGGCGTCAAAGGCGACAACCGCGTCCACGGCTGGGTCGTTTCCGTCCGGTCGGTCGACTCCCGAGACGGGATGACCGCCCAGGCCCAGCAGATCGACTGGGAAACCCTCCAGCGCATCCAGTCTCGGATCACCGGCGAGAACGACGACGTCGCCCGGGTCGTCTACGACGTCACGCACAAACCACCTGCGACCATCGAGTACGAGTGA
- a CDS encoding DUF7126 family protein, with protein MQAIVAGPDDDIGDALEDAGVDVTRVDSDAHLTRPDLEDAGIVEADLYVLTDVAQATTIPIAVDVNDDLRTVVYATDSVPEFVRGQLDLAIDPRLVAADVVADELVD; from the coding sequence ATGCAGGCGATTGTCGCTGGCCCCGACGACGACATCGGCGACGCCCTCGAGGATGCGGGCGTCGACGTCACTCGGGTCGACTCGGACGCCCACCTCACGCGACCCGACCTGGAGGACGCCGGCATCGTCGAGGCCGATCTGTACGTGCTGACCGACGTCGCCCAGGCGACGACGATCCCGATCGCGGTCGACGTAAACGACGACCTCCGGACGGTCGTCTACGCGACTGATTCGGTCCCCGAGTTCGTCAGGGGACAGCTCGATCTCGCGATCGACCCGCGACTCGTCGCAGCCGACGTGGTCGCCGACGAGCTCGTCGACTAA